Genomic segment of Streptomyces sp. NBC_01210:
CGAGTTCGACGTAGGTCAGCGTCTCCCCGGACGCCGCGATGACGGCGGTCCGGTCCGGCCGGTGGGCGGCCTGCGCCTCGAACAGTCCGTGCAGGGTGGCCTGATCCGCGTAAGGCACCTGCCGGCCAAGGGCATGCCCGGCGGTGAGGTCCTGGTACTCGGCCGGGGAGAGCATGGGGACGTCGGACAGAGGCCGGTCCAACAGGTCCAGACCGTGCTCCAAGAGCGTCGTGAGGTGACCCGCCACGGAGGCGATGGGAAGGTCCTCGTCGAAAACGTCACGGGCGTAGTCCAGGTCGACACGGATGTCGGCCGTGTCGTCGAAGGCGGACACCAGGACACCCAGTGCGTCCTGGTCGTGCGAGGGGGCCATCAGGGTGCCCCGCCGCACCACTCCCGGGACTTCCGGCCGGGACCAGTTCATGTAGGAAAGCGTCACGTCGAAGAGCTGCCGTGGGCCCTGAGCCGCTGTGGGCACTTCCCGCAGGATGTCGCCGAGCGCGAGCCGCTCATGACGCCGGAGCGAGCGCGTCGTGCCCTGGATTCCGGTGAGCAGTTCCCGAACGGTCAGCGCGCCGGGTGCTGCGACCCGTAGCGGCAGGGTGTTGGCGAACTGACCGAGAACGTCCCTGTGTCGCTCCGTCGGACGGTTGAGGAAGGGTACGCCTAGGACCACCTCTTCGCTCCTGTGCAGGCGCGTCAGGTAGGTACCGAGCATGGCCGCGACGTACGTGAACGGCCAGTAGCCCGCGGCGCGAACCCGACCGATGAGGGCACCGTCGATCACGAAAGAGTGGCGACCGCGGCCACGCGGACCGCTGTCCGTGGTACGGGTGAAGAGCGCGGGTGCCAGTCCGTGGAGATATTCCCGGTAGAAGGCACGGTCACGGTCGCCGTCCGTCCCGCTGCGGTAGGCGGCGTCCTCCTCGACGAACGCCAGGTAGGAAGGTGTTTCTCGAGCGCTCCTCTGCGGATCGCCGTGCGGCGCCCGGGCGTATTCTTGGAGGATCTCGTGGCTCAGCCGGTCGAGGGTCCAGCCGTCGGCGACGATGTGGTGTGCCTTGATGTGCAGATGCGTGATATCCGGGCTCTCCAGGAGGAGTGTGGCTTCTACGAGGGGGCTGCTGCTGAGTGGCAGGGCGCCGGCCATCGATCTGTGCATCCACTCCGCGCAGGCGGTGTCCGGCCCGGGCTCGTGCGAGAGGTCGATCACGGGGACGGGAACATGGTCCTCGGCCACCCGTTGGAAGGGCACGCCGGCGCGTTCGGCGAACTGCAGCCGGAACGTCTCATGGCGGTGCAACACGCGCTCCGCGCAGACGGCAAGCCGCTCGTGGTCGACGCCGCCGTCCAGACGCTCGTGGAGAACGCAGTTGAACTGTGGTGACTCCGGAGCCTGGGAGCCGACGGACCATACATCGCGCTGATACGCCGTCAAGGGGTACGGCGTGTGGTGGTTCATGTTCAACTGTTGGGGTTTCCTTCGAGCCGTACAGGGATCTCTCGGTGCCCGTTGAAGATGAGGGAAGGCAGCGGAGACAGACAGTCGAGTCCTACGGCGAGTTCGAGAGTGGGGAACCGGGAGAAGAGCGCGGACAGAGCGATGCGGCCTTCGAGACGGGCGAGTTCGGCGCCCAGGCAGTAGGTCGGGCCGTGGCTGAAAGCCAGGTGCTCACGGGCGGTGGCGCGGGTGATGTCGAAGAGCTCGGCGTCTTCACCGTGGACCCCAGGGTCACGGCCGACCGCAGCGTAGTTGATGACGAGGGCCTCGCCCCGCGAGAACGTCAGCCCGGTCGCCTCGTCGTACAGGTCCTCGGTAGGGAAGCGCATCATGAAGTTGGCCACCGGAGCCTGGTGGCGCAGGGTTTCCTCCACGACCTGGTCCCAGCCGACCCGGCCCGACATGGCCAGGTCCAGCTGGGCCGGGCGCGTGAGCAGGTTGACCACGGCGTGGTCCAGCAGGTTCGCCGTGGTCCCATAGCCGGCGCCGAGCACCATCCAGATGTTGTCGGCCAGCTCCCGCTCATTGAGCCGGCCCTCGCGGTGGGCGCCGACCAAAGCGCTGGCGATGTCGTCGCCGGGACGCTCGGTCTTGATTACGAGTAGGTCCGCGAGGAGCTGTGCCGCCTCGGCTGCGGTGGCGTCGGCCTGCTCGGCACTCAGATTTGTGGTGAAGACAGTGTCGTTGACGGCCTGGAATCTGTCGTGCATGACCTCTGGCAGGCCGACCAGTGCGGTGACCGTCAGCCAAGGCAGCCGCGAGGCGAAGTGCTTCCGCAGGTCCACCACTCCGCCGGGAGCGGCGGCAGCCGCATCCGCAAGGTCGTCCAGCAGCGCGGCGGTGGTCTTCTCGATCCACGGAGCGAGCGCCCGTACGCGGCGGGCGGTGAACGCGGGGACCAATGGATGGCGCAGTCGGCTGTGATCGGGTCCGTAGGCGGTCTGGACGGTGCGGATGTCGACCCAGATCCGCAGCGGCCAGTCGGCGGGAAGGTCACCATTAACGAAGGCGGGCCAGTGCCGGTGGGCGTCCTTGGATACCCAGGGGTGGATCAATAACCGCCGGACAAGGCCCGGGTCGGTGACCGACCATGCCGGTACGCCACCGGGCAGCTCGACCCGGGCGGCGGGCCCCAGAGCACGCAGCGCCGCTGCTTCGCCGTGGACGTCCGCGGCGCTGCCGTCCAAGCGGTAGGGGCAGCGGTTCCGGAAGGGCAGAGAGGACATGGGTG
This window contains:
- a CDS encoding cytochrome P450 family protein, producing MSSLPFRNRCPYRLDGSAADVHGEAAALRALGPAARVELPGGVPAWSVTDPGLVRRLLIHPWVSKDAHRHWPAFVNGDLPADWPLRIWVDIRTVQTAYGPDHSRLRHPLVPAFTARRVRALAPWIEKTTAALLDDLADAAAAAPGGVVDLRKHFASRLPWLTVTALVGLPEVMHDRFQAVNDTVFTTNLSAEQADATAAEAAQLLADLLVIKTERPGDDIASALVGAHREGRLNERELADNIWMVLGAGYGTTANLLDHAVVNLLTRPAQLDLAMSGRVGWDQVVEETLRHQAPVANFMMRFPTEDLYDEATGLTFSRGEALVINYAAVGRDPGVHGEDAELFDITRATAREHLAFSHGPTYCLGAELARLEGRIALSALFSRFPTLELAVGLDCLSPLPSLIFNGHREIPVRLEGNPNS